The following proteins come from a genomic window of Plectropomus leopardus isolate mb chromosome 11, YSFRI_Pleo_2.0, whole genome shotgun sequence:
- the trpm1b gene encoding transient receptor potential cation channel subfamily M member 1b: protein MDTKGPGATFKRSSLKRTTSGSQKAQRAWIERTFTKRECVHKFPTKDPTRCACGQLNTQHVAIPAGANSLEEANQLVQIDTPKDKWSVIKHTRTYPTDAFGLIEFQGGGFINKAMYIRVSYDTKPDNLLHLMVKDWQLELPTLLISVHGGLQNFDLQPKLKQVFGKGLIKAAVTTGAWIFTGGVNTGVIRHVGDALKDHSSKSRGKVCAIGIAPWGILENKEDLIGKDVTKPYQTMANPLSKLAVLNNSHSHFILTDNGTCGKYGSEVKLRRLLEKHISLQKINTRLGQGVPLVCLIVEGGPNVISIALESLRDEPPIPVVVCDGSGRASDIISFAHKFSEDGGLVNDDVREQLLVTIQKTFNYSKSQSQQILLMVMECMKKRELITVFRMGSEGQQDIEMAILTALLKGTNASAADQLSLALAWNRVDIARNHIFVYGHNLPPAGAIANTTTTVAPAQEKQKSPASAPRNKTRGKKGKGKGKAKPEPPEETDPRKLELIRWVNSLEQAMMDALVLDRVDFVKLLLENGVNIHHFLTIPRLEELYNTKLGPTNTLNAVVRDVKKGNLPPDYQITLIDIGLVLECFMGGAYRSNYTRKAFRNLYNNLYGLKRPKALKLLGMEDDEPRTKGKKKPKKKKEEEVEIDVDDPEVCRFKYPFHELMLWAVLMKRQKMALFLWQRGEEAMAKALVACKLYKAMAHECSESELVDDISQDLENNSKEFGQLAYELLDQSYKHDEQVAMKLLTYELVNWSNSTCLKLAVAAKQRDFIAHTCSQMLLTDMWMGCLRIGKNPGLKVILGIIFPPLILLLDFRLGDDASYHAPEGQEQGKDKDDDTKSSKDANDATSRKGDEEEGSTNVRKIPIGKRFFEFYDAPFTKFWFNTICYLGYLMLYNYIILVKMERWPSIQEWTVIAYILTLGSEKVRQILMSEPGKLKQKISVWLEEYWNITDLAAICTFLLGLMLRLQHEPYMGYGRVIYCIDIIFWYIRVLDIFGVNKYLGPYVMMIGKMMIDMMYFVVIMLVVLMSFGVARQAILHPDEEPTWRLARNIFYMPYWMIYGEVFADSIDLYAMEINPPCGEHLYDEDGKKLPPCIPGAWLTPAIMACYLLVANILLVNLLIAVFNNTFFEVKSISNQVWKFQRYQLIMTFHDRPILPPPLIIFSHLYILFNRLFRRCARKRQEGELDEKDRGLKLRLNPEELKSLYEFEEQCVEEYFREKEDEQQSSSDERIKVTSERVENMSMRLEEVNERENTMKASLQTVDLRLAQLEEIHGRMAVALEKLAGVDRLELTRTYSRNSSVCDPSSLLRQGSINSADGYSLYRFHMDMEEFAAKQNADETPKTGIERQKSLRQASSVSTLSPKEGGQTLEVGGLERSRPSSCVDILISPCDQKPASVASSQETISNIRQGSTALLDRLTDKDRLKPSSPPKRTKSLKYFPVEDQPTSPLTKRRAMSTIIVSPPDEPEESDEPTKKAELPQGNSSSPKRTKSLRYIPTETQSQTSPITKKRAMSSIIYNPFEAGDDVQTVDYRSVVDQITKAPNQWPANLEYQVHPSSVGHMPKVSTVRALTQQFQAAEPRKADNQTDQTPFDTKGPLPGAEPAAEQTKTKAKRNLSDTTMYLTVAEDKYLLSHRSQSFNTSERKAKSLVVSKEPRASSSERDLVQACKAAREDVGKTMEAEKKEDEKK, encoded by the exons GCGCAAAGAGCTTGGATTGAGAGGACCTTTACGAAAAGAGAATGTGTTCACAAATTTCCCACAAAGGACCCAACCAG ATGTGCCTGCGGTCAGCTGAACACACAGCACGTGGCCATCCCTGCTGGTGCCAACTCACTGGAAGAAGCCAACCAGCTGGTGCAGATTGACACCCCGAAGGATAAATGGAGTGTGATCAAGCACACAAGGACCTACCCAACAGATGCTTTCGGCCTAATCGAGTTCCAGGGTGGAGGATTCATCAACAAGGCCATG TATATCCGAGTCTCCTATGACACCAAACCCGACAACCTCTTGCATTTGATGGTGAAGGACTGGCAGTTGGAGCTGCCCACTTTGCTCATCTCCGTACACGGAGGTCTCCAGAACTTCGACCTCCAACCAAAACTCAAGCAAGTGTTTGGCAAAGGCCTGATCAAAGCTGCCGTCACCACCGGAGCTTGGATCTTCACGGGCGGAGTCAACACAG GGGTGATCCGTCATGTAGGAGATGCCTTAAAGGACCATTCCTCCAAGTCACGAGGGAAAGTGTGTGCAATAGGAATTGCACCATGGGGGATCCTGGAAAACAAAGAGGATCTCATCGGAAAAGAT GTCACCAAACCCTATCAGACAATGGCAAACCCACTGAGCAAGCTGGCTGTGCTCAACAACAGCCACTCCCACTTCATCCTGACCGACAACGGCACCTGTGGGAAGTACGGCTCCGAGGTCAAACTCCGCCGGCTGCTAGAGAAGCACATCTCCCTGCAGAAGATCAACACGC gtttggGTCAAGGGGTTCCTCTGGTGTGTCTAATCGTAGAGGGAGGTCCCAACGTGATCTCCATCGCACTGGAGAGTCTGAGAGACGAGCCTCCCATCCCTGTGGTGGTGTGTGACGGCAGTGGCCGAGCTTCCGACATCATATCCTTTGCACACAAGTTCTCAGAAGATGGAGG CCTTGTTAATGACGATGTCCGAGAGCAACTCTTGGTGACCATTCAGAAGACTTTCAATTACAGCAAAAGTCAATCACAGCAGATCCTGCTCATGGTTATggagtgcatgaaaaaaagggaaCTG aTCACAGTTTTTCGAATGGGCTCTGAGGGACAACAAGATATTGAAATGGCCATTCTTACTGCCTTATTAAAAG GCACGAACGCTTCCGCAGCTGACCAGCTCAGTTTGGCTCTGGCTTGGAACAGAGTGGATATTGCTCGCAATCACATCTTTGTTTACGGTCACAATTTACCA CCTGCTGGTGCCATCGCCAACACTACAACCACTGTAGCCCCAGCCCAGGAGAAGCAAAAGAGCCCCGCCAGTGCTCCTCGCAACAAAACCCGTGGAAAGAAGGGGAAGGGAAAGGGAAAGGCAAAGCCTGAACCCCCAGAGGAAACAGACCCGAGGAAGTTGGAGTTGATTCGTTGG GTGAACTCTCTGGAGCAGGCTATGATGGATGCTCTGGTGCTGGACAGAGTGGACTTTGTCAAACTGCTCCTGGAGAATGGGGTCAATATTCACCACTTCCTCACCATTCCCAGACTGGAGGAGTTGTACAACACG AAACTGGGCCCTACTAATACACTGAACGCTGTGGTCAGGGACGTTAAAAAG GGTAACCTCCCTCCAGATTATCAGATCACTTTGATTGATATTGGTCTGGTGTTGGAGTGCTTCATGGGTGGAGCTTACAGGAGCAATTACACCAGGAAGGCTTTCCGAAACCTCTACAATAATTTGTACGGACTAAAAAGG CCAAAGGCTCTGAAGCTTCTGGGAATGGAG gACGATGAACCGAGGACAAAAGGcaagaaaaagccaaaaaagaagaaagaggaagaggtggaAATTGACGTGGATGACCCCGAGGTCTGTCGATTCAAGTACCCCTTTCACGAGCTAATGCTGTGGGCGGTGCTGATGAAACGCCAGAAGATGGCGCTGTTCCTCTGGCAGCGTGGAGAAGAAGCTATGGCGAAAGCTCTGGTGGCCTGTAAACTATATAAAGCTATGGCCCATGAGTGCTCTGAGAGTGAACTGGTGGATGACATCTCACAAGACCTGGAGAACAACTCCAA AGAATTTGGCCAGTTAGCCTACGAGCTGTTGGATCAGTCCTATAAGCACGACGAACAGGTGGCCATGAAACTTTTAACATATGAGCTGGTCAACTGGAGTAACTCCACCTGTCTGAAGCTGGCTGTGGCTGCTAAGCAACGTGACTTCATCGCCCACACCTGCAGCCAGATGTTGCTCACTGACATGTGGATGGGCTGCTTAAGGATAGGCAAAAATCCCGGCCTCAAG GTTATTCTGGGAATCATTTTCCCTCCTCTGATCCTACTGCTGGATTTCCGCCTTGGAGATGACGCTTCATACCACGCACCTGAGGGCCAAGAACAGGGAAAAGACAAGGATGATGACACAAAATCCAGCAAG GACGCTAATGATGCAACTTCCCGAAagggagatgaagaggagggcAGCACTAATGTCCGCAAAATCCCTATCGGCAAAAGATTCTTTGAGTTTTATGATGCGCCATTCACCAAATTCTGGTTCAACACA ATTTGCTATTTgggctatttaatgttgtaCAACTACATAATCCTGGTAAAAATGGAGCGGTGGCCATCTATACAAGAGTGGACTGTCATTGCATACATCCTCACACTTGGCTCGGAAAAAGTCAGACAG ATTCTGATGTCGGAGCCAGGGAAGCTGAAACAGAAGATAAGTGTGTGGCTGGAGGAGTACTGGAACATCACTGACCTGGCTGCCATCTGCACTTTCCTCCTCGGGCTGATGCTCCGGCTGCAGCATGAACCTTATATGGGCTACGGCAGGGTCATCTACTGCATAGACATCATCTTCTGGTACATTCGCGTATTGGACATCTTCGGAGTCAACAAATACCTGGGACCCTATGTGATGATGATAGGGAAGATG ATGATAGATATGATGTACTTTGTGGTGATCATGCTGGTGGTGCTCATGAGCTTTGGGGTGGCTCGGCAAGCCATCCTTCACCCTGATGAGGAGCCAACATGGCGCCTGGCCAGAAACATTTTCTACATGCCCTACTGGATGATCTATGGGGAGGTTTTTGCGGACTCGATAGACC TCTATGCGATGGAAATCAACC CTCCATGTGGGGAGCATTTATATGACGAGGATGGGAAGAAACTGCCTCCGTGTATCCCTGGTGCCTGGCTCACACCAGCCATTATGGCCTGTTACCTTCTCGTGGCAAACATTCTTCTGGTCAACTTGCTCATTGCAGTGTTCAA CAACACTTTCTTTGAAGTCAAGTCCATTTCCAACCAGGTGTGGAAGTTCCAGAGATATCAGCTGATCATGACGTTCCACGACCGTCCCATCCTGCCGCCACCTCTTATCATTTTCAGCCACCTCTACATCCTCTTCAACAGGCTTTTTAGGCGGTGTGCCAGAAAGAGACAGGAGGGAGAGCTGGATGAGAAAGACCGTGGACTCA AACTCAGGCTAAATCCAGAGGAGCTAAAAAGTCTATATGAGTTTGAAGAACAGTGCGTGGAGGAATATTTCCGTGAGAAAGAAGACGAGCAGCAGTCCTCCAGTGATGAACGCATCAAGGTTACCTCCGAAAG AGTTGAGAATATGTCCATGCGTCTGGAGGAGGTCAACGAGAGGGAGAACACGATGAAGGCCTCCCTGCAGACGGTGGATCTCCGCCTAGCACAGCTGGAGGAGATTCACGGGCGAATGGCAGTTGCCCTGGAAAAGCTTGCAGGGGTGGACAGACTGGAGCTGACCAGGACCTATTCGCGAAACTCCTCTGTGTGTGACCCCTCCTCCCTACTTCGCCAGGGCAGTATTAACAGCGCGGATGGTTACAGTCTTTACCGCTTCCACATGGACATGGAGGAGTTTGCAGCGAAGCAAAATGCAGATGAGACACCTAAAACAGGCATAGAAAGACAGAAGAGTCTGCGGCAAGCCTCCAGCGTTAGTACTCTCTCTCCAAAAGAAGGCGGTCAAACCTTAGAGGTTGGCGGTTTGGAAAGATCACGACCGAGTTCATGTGTGGACATTCTCATATCCCCATGTGATCAAAAGCCTGCTTCTGTAGCATCAAGTCAAGAGACCATTTCCAACATAAGACAAGGCAGCACAGCACTGCTAGATAGACTAACAGATAAGGACAGACTAAAGCCCTCTTCTCCACCAAAAAGGACTAAATCCTTGAAATACTTCCCAGTGGAAGACCAACCTACATCTCCTTTGACAAAGAGGAGGGCTATGAGCACCATCATTGTCAGCCCGCCTGATGAACCAGAGGAATCAGACGAACCCACAAAGAAGGCCGAACTGCCGCAAGGGAACTCCTCTTCGCCAAAGAGGACAAAATCATTGAGATATATTCCTACTGAAACCCAAAGCCAGACTTCCCCAATCACAAAGAAAAGAGCTATGAGCAGCATCATCTACAACCCATTTGAGGCAGGCGATGATGTGCAAACTGTGGATTACAGATCAGTAGTGGATCAGATCACTAAAGCGCCAAATCAATGGCCGGCAAACCTTGAGTACCAGGTGCATCCCAGCAGTGTCGGTCACATGCCTAAAGTGTCAACGGTCAGAGCTCTCACCCAGCAGTTTCAAGCCGCAGAGCCTCGAAAAGCCGACAATCAGACTGATCAAACTCCTTTCGACACTAAAGGACCCCTTCCAGGAGCAGAGCCCgctgcagagcaaacaaagACGAAGGCCAAGAGAAACCTCTCGGACACTACCATGTATCTGACTGTTGCCGAGGACAAGTATTTGCTGTCTCACAGGTCACAGAGCTTTAACACCAGCGAGAGGAAAGCAAAGAGCCTGGTGGTTAGCAAGGAGCCGAGAGCCTCCAGTAGCGAGAGAGACCTCGTTCAAGCCTGCAAGGCGGCACGTGAGGATGTGGGGAAGACGATGGAGGCCGAGAAGAAGgaagatgaaaagaaataa